One window from the genome of Salvelinus fontinalis isolate EN_2023a chromosome 3, ASM2944872v1, whole genome shotgun sequence encodes:
- the LOC129843366 gene encoding uncharacterized protein LOC129843366: MFRNMNRGEYSSGVQTPSTAAGHVVASLRQPNQNSSLMGMFSVISRPALSFLQNYLPGRPRNPALADSVSGWVSWDFNQNFVEAESAFLGQLDDIFPGTPHHAHHLPYLQYQHGLPASGYSSMNWLTTDSLSELGNRNAAEIDLHLRQTPVGYLATGFLSKLLLNAASSQEIKHTEQGHVLGGDSFSSDAVTARAKSSTASKWWGGLWGTDDSAQGLLLNLSSSKERTVENNHNRNVHCRQPECGTKAAVTMPTELFVQCNDGERTGPFCHKEEPTDNGSLQMATRTESLPSPDVLPLDHRETVCTRSHIVSVAAVTAFSELSALTPDQDNGYSSLEEEHSTSRLYMLRLPCEELQGITERTETDTPTQGSSGKREPERELGETAFTGGMEGEEEVEDSDVTDSEEEEMASAWPPSTPRCSNKAIAYIMGSPCSDDSQSDDSLSEDDDGFDGDGSSQFSDSEVLDEDEEDASDSERPDSETERLWTSLCQSRDPYNPQNFTAPLLTSPRTILSTSTATAACSLEASPPEQPPSPFSSPAEEFGSGDESSSSEVDEAESLRLWNSFSSSSDPYSPFNFQVPLRTRETTETKAGAGTGARCKRSSKTTPCSPRHEQGQSHSPPQYKKEAAEERLDSGFSETLSFPETTTMGCVTIKKVCFCDTVEEFYASEDDEDRCGPWEELARDRARFLRRVQDVEDDIGYVLSTTFRVAVYQRLQHHS, from the coding sequence ATGTTTAGGAATATGAATCGCGGGGAATACTCTTCTGGGGTGCAGACCCCATCCACTGCCGCAGGGCATGTAGTGGCCTCTCTCCGGCAACCAAACCAGAACAGCTCGTTGATGGGCATGTTCTCCGTGATTTCTAGGCCTGCCTTGTCATTTCTGCAAAATTATTTACCAGGGCGCCCTCGGAATCCTGCCCTGGCCGACAGTGTGTCAGGGTGGGTAAGTTGGGATTTCAACCAGAACTTTGTAGAGGCAGAAAGTGCGTTTTTAGGACAACTGGATGACATATTCCCTGGAACTCCGCACCATGCACACCACCTACCGTACCTGCAATACCAGCATGGGCTACCAGCGTCAGGTTATAGTAGTATGAATTGGTTGACAACAGATTCTCTTAGCGAGTTAGGGAATCGAAATGCTGCTGAAATTGACTTACATTTAAGGCAAACTCCGGTAGGATACCTCGCAACCGGTTTTCTCAGTAAACTTTTGTTGAACGCAGCGTCGTCTCAGGAAATTAAACACACCGAGCAAGGGCACGTCCTTGGCGGGGATAGTTTTTCATCAGACGCGGTGACAGCCAGGGCAAAGAGTAGTACCGCTAGTAAATGGTGGGGCGGGCTTTGGGGAACCGATGACAGTGCTCAAGGGTTGCTGTTAAATTTGTCGTCGAGCAAAGAGAGGACTGTGGAAAACAATCACAACCGCAACGTCCATTGTCGTCAACCAGAGTGTGGCACAAAGGCCGCCGTTACCATGCCAACAGAGCTGTTTGTACAGTGCAATGATGGCGAAAGGACTGGACCCTTCTGCCACAAAGAGGAGCCAACGGACAATGGAAGccttcaaatggccacccggacagAATCTCTCCCTAGCCCTGATGTTCTCCCCTTAGATCACCGGGAAACAGTCTGTACCAGAAGTCATATTGTCAGTGTTGCAGCTGTCACTGCCTTCAGTGAGTTGTCAGCTCTCACCCCTGACCAGGATAATGGCTATTCCAGTCTGGAAGAAGAACACTCTACCTCCAGACTGTACATGTTGAGGCTTCCCTGTGAAGAGCTACAGGGGatcacagagagaacagagaccgaCACACCAACACAGGGGAGCTCTGGTAAGAGGGAGCCGGAGAGAGAATTGGGTGAGACGGCCTTCACAGGAGGgatggaaggggaggaggaggttgaGGACTCGGACGTCACAGACTCTGAGGAAGAGGAAATGGCGTCCGCTTGGCCCCCCTCCACACCTCGGTGCAGTAACAAGGCTATCGCCTACATCATGGGCAGCCCCTGCAGTGATGACAGCCAATCAGACGACTCGCTCAGCGAGGATGACGATGGTTTCGACGGCGACGGCTCGTCACAATTCTCAGATTCCGAGGTGCTGGATGAAGATGAGGAGGATGCATCTGATTCCGAGCGGCCAGACTCGGAAACGGAAAGACTGTGGACCTCACTGTGCCAAAGCAGGGATCCCTATAACCCCCAAAACTTTACCGCccccctcctcaccagccctagaacCATCCTGTCCACCTCTACAGCCACAGCAGCCTGCTCCCTTGAAGCCTCACCTCCAGAGCaacccccctctcccttctcctctcccgcgGAGGAGTTTGGCTCTGGGGATGAGTCCAGTAGCAGTGAGGTGGATGAGGCTGAGAGCCTGAGGCTGTGGAACTCCTTCAGCTCCTCCTCAGACCCCTACAGCCCTTTCAACTTCCAGGTCCCGCTCAGGACTAGAGAGACGACAGAGACAAAAGCAGGTGCAGGGACAGGGGCGCGCTGTAAGAGGAGCAGCAAGACAACCCCATGCTCCCCCCGTCATGAACAGGGACAGAGCCACTCGCCTCCCCAGTACAAGAAAGAGGCAGCAGAGGAGAGGCTAGACAGTGGCTTCTCAGAGACCCTCTCCTTCCCAGAGACCACCACCATGGGCTGTGTCACAATAAAAAAG